In the genome of Lysobacter sp. BMK333-48F3, the window TGCAGTCGCTGCGGGGAGACTGAGGCGATGGCGCGAAAGCTGGCCCAATTCGGACTGTGGTGGCTGCTGGCCCTGCTCAGCGCGGGCGCTCTGGCGCAACCGCGCGCCTGGCTCGACCGTGAGCGCATCCGCGACGGCGAAACGGCCACCCTCAACATCGAACTGATCGGCTCGGTCGGCGCTCGCCCGGACTACAGCTCGCTGTACGCCGATTTCGGTGTCGCCGGCGGCTCCACCGACAGTCAGGTCGTAACCGGATCGGGCGGCCTGACGGTGCGCAGTCTGTACCGGGTGTCGCTGGCGCCGCGACGCAGCGGGCGGATCGAGGTTCCTTCGGTGCGGATCGGTGGCCAGCGCACCAAGCCGTTGCAACTTGAAGTCCTGGCCGATCCAGGCGGCCCTCCCCGCAGCGCGGGCGCGGACGTGTTTATCGAGAGCGAGCCCGACGACGTCAGTCCCTATGTGCAACAGTCGGTCGGATGGGTGGTGCGTCTGTATTCGGCGGTTACATTGCTCGCAGGGCGGATCGAGCAACCGGTGCCCGCCGGTGCCTCCATGATGTCGGCCGGCGATGACGTGCGGTATCGGCGCGAGATCGATGGTCGCTTCTACGACGTGACCGAACGCCGCTTTGTCCTGGTGCCCGAGCGCAGCGGTACGTTGACCGTGCCTCCTGCGCTGTTCGAAGGACGTAGCGCGCCCGGCATGCTCGACCAGATGATGGGCGGCAGCGGCGACGAACAGCGCGCCCGCGCCCGCCCGCGCACGCTCGAGGTGCAGGCGCTGCCGGCCGATGCGCCGCAGCCGTGGCTGCCGTTGCGCGGGTTGAGCCTGCGTTACCGCACCGCACCGCAGGAATTGCGTACCGGAAGCGCGGGCAGTCTGGTGCTGGAGGCCCGCGTCGACGGCGCTGGCGTGACTCAAATGCCGGAGCTGCAACTGCCGCCGATCGACGGCGTGCAGGTGTTTCCCGAGCCGGTGCAGGCCGACGAAAGCTTCGTCGACGGCCGGCCCAGGGTGGTGCTGACGCGCAAGTTCTCGCTGGTGCCGGTTCGCACCGGCGCGGTGCGCCTGGATGGCGTGCGCCTGGACTGGTGGGATGTCGGCACCGGCCAGGCGCGCAGCGCGAGCCTGCCGCCGCTGAACTGGAACGTGCTCGCCGGCGGCGCCGCGGCGGCCGCGCCCGGGGCGGCGCCGCGCAGCACCGCCCCGGTCGCTGCCGGCGCCACCGCCGGCGCCCTGGCGACCGCGAGCGAAAGCGGCGGCGTGGCCGGCGGCAAGCTGTGGGCCCTGGCGGCGTTCTTCTTCGCCGCACTGTGGCTGGCGACCCTGCTGTGGGCGCTGCATCTGCGCGCGCATCCGGCGCTGCCGGGCGTTGCGGCCGCAGCCAGCGGCGCGCCGGGCGGCGCATCGAGTGCCGCGCCGAACACTAGCGTGCGGCCGTCGGCGGCGTTGCGCGAACTGCTCGACCGCGGCGACTTCGAGCAGATCGCTGCGGCGCTGCGCGCCAGCGCCACGCCGCCGGCGACCGACGACGACGAACTGGTCGAACGCCTGGCCGATCCGCTGCAGCGCGAGGCGGTGCAGGCCCTGCGCCGGGCGCGCTGGGGCGGCGGCGACGGCGTCGCCGCGCGGGCGTTGCTGCGCGACGCTTTCGCCCGCGGGCCGCGCTGGCGGGCGCGCGAGGCCGAGCCCGACTCGCCGCTGGCGCCGCTGTACCCGCCGCGCCGCGGGGCCTGAGCCGGGCCCGGCCGCCGCGGCGGACGCCCGCCGGCCCTGGTGTATCCTGCCGGCTGTTTTGGCCGGGCCGGATTCATGAGCGAAACCCTGAACGCGCGCAAGTCGCTCCCGCTGCACTGGAAGATGGCGATCGGCTTCCTGGCCGGCCTCACCCTGGGCCTGATCGTCTACGGCCTCGGCCTCAACAGCCTCACCTGGGCCCAGCTCGGCGGCCAGACCTGCGTGCCGGTGGTCGCCGGCGCCGAGCAGATCTGGCAGTGCCGGCCGCTGCTCAAGCTGCTCACCGAAACCGTCACCGGCCCCGCCGGCGAGATCTTCCTGCGCCTGATCTTCATGCTGGTGATCCCGCTGCTGTTCTCGGCCCTGGTCATGGGCGTCAGCGAGATGGGCGACATCCGCGCCTTCGGCCGGGTCGGCTGGCGCACCCTCGGCCTGACCATCCTGATGTCCTCGCTGGCGGTGGTGCTGGGCCTGCTGATGGTCAACCTGTTCCAGCCCGGCGCCGGGGTCGATCCGGCCCTGGCCCAGCAGCTGATGAGCGAGAACGCCGAGCGCGCGCAGAGCATCGTCAAGGGCAGCGCCGACGCGCCCAAGGGCATCCAGATGCTGGTCTCGATCGTGCCCAGCAACGTGATCCAGGCCGCGGCCAGCGACGCCATCCTGGCGGTGATGTTCTTCGCCCTGATGATCGGCGTGGGCATGGTGCTGACCCGCTCCCAGGCCGTGGACACCCTGCGCGAGGGCATCCAGGGCCTGTTCGACATTTCCATGACCCTGATCGGCCTGGTCATCAAGCTGGCGCCGTACGCGGTGTTCTGCTTCATGTTCAACCTGGCCTCGGCGTTCGGCTGGGACCTGCTGTTCAAGCTGGCCAAGTACGTCGCGGTGGTGGTCGCGGCGCTGGCGATCCATCTGTTCGTGGTCTATTCGCTGGCGCTGAAGTTCATCGGCGGGCGCTCGCCGACCGCGTTCTTCAAGGGCGTGCAGGAAGCGATGGTGCTGGCGTTCTCGACCGCGTCCAGCAACGCGACCCTGCCCACCGCGCTGCGCGTGGCCGAGGACGAACTCAAGCTGCCGCGGCGGGTGTCGCGCTTCGTGCTGACCGTCGGCGCCACCGCCAACCAGAACGGCACCGCGCTGTTCGAAGGCGTCACGGTGATCTTCCTGGCCCAGTTCTTCGGCGTCGACCTGAGCCTGGGCCAGCAGGTCATGGTGATGCTGGTCTGCATCCTCGGCGGCATCGGCACCGCCGGCGTGCCCTCCGGCTCGCTGCCGGTGGTGGCGATGATCTGCGCCATGGTCAAGGTGCCGCCGGAAGGCATCGGCCTGATCCTCGGCGTCAATCATTTCCTCGACATGTGCCGGACCACGCTCAACGTCACCGGCGACATCGCCATCGCCTCGATGGTCTCGCGCGGGGTCAACGACCCGCCGGCGGAGCAACTCGGCGACTGAGCCGCGCCGCCATTCCCGTCCCGCGTACGGCCCGCCGCTTGGCGGGCCGTCGCGTTTGGGCCGCCAACCGGGCGGCGACCGGGCTGGAGCCGGCATGCCGGCCCTGCGCCGCTGCGCGTTGCCAATCCTGGCCGCCGGCCGTTCGCGGGCGGGCGCGGCGGCGCCCGAGCCGGCCCCGCGCCGGTCCGGCCCAGGGCTTGGGGCGACAGGGCGGGCCCGGGATGGGACAATAGTCGCTCTTCGCCGCTCCCCGATCCGTGCTCCGCCGCGGGACCGGCCTTCCAGTTCCGCCTCCCAGCCTCAGCCGCCCAAGCCCAATGACGACGCCCAGCCGCCGCGACCTCGCCAACGCCATCCGTTTCCTCGCCATCGACGCGGTGCAGGCCGCCAACTCCGGCCACCCCGGCATGCCGATGGGCATGGCCGACATCGCCGAAGTGCTGTGGAACGACTACCTGAGCCACAACCCGAACAACCCCAAGTGGCCCAACCGCGACCGCTTCGTGCTGTCCAACGGCCACGGCTCGATGCTGCAGTACGCGCTGCTGCACCTGGCCGGCTACGACCTGTCGATCGACGAGCTCAAGCGCTTCCGCCAGCTCGATTCCAAGACCCCGGGCCACCCCGAGAACTTCATGACCCCGGGCGTGGAAACCACCACCGGCCCGCTCGGCCAGGGTTTCGCCAACGCGGTCGGCATGGCCCTGGCGGAGAAGCTGCTCGCCCAGCGCTTCAACCGCGAAGGCCATGACCTCGTCGACCACCGCACCTGGGTGTTCATGGGCGACGGCTGCCTGATGGAAGGCATCTCGCACGAAGCCGCTTCGCTGGCCGGCACCTGGGGCCTGGGCAAGCTGGTCGCGTTCTGGGACGACAACAAGATCTCGATCGACGGCAACACCGACGGCTGGTTCACCGACGACACCCCGGCCCGCTTCGAGGCCTACGGCTGGCGCGTGATCCGCAACGTCGACGGCCACGACGCGGTCGAGATCAAGACCGCGATCGACACCGCGCTCAAGCACGGCGACAAGCCGACCCTGATCTGCTGCCGCACCACCATCGGCTTCGGCTCGCCGGCCAAGGCCGGCAAGGAATCCTCGCACGGCGCGCCGCTGGGCAAGGACGAGATCGTCGCCACCCGTGCCGCGCTGAACTGGCCGCACGCCGAGTTCGAGATCCCCGAGGCGATCTACGACGGCTGGCGCTCGCGCGCCGCCGGCCAGAGCCGCGAAGACGAGTGGAACAGCGCCTACGCCGCCTACGCCGCGCAGTTCCCGGCCGAAGCCGCCGAACTGAGCCGCCGCACCGCCGGCGAGCTGCCGCAGGACTTCCGCGCCCAGGCCGACGCCTACATCGCCAAGCTGCAGGCCGACGGCCCGACCGTGGCTTCGCGCAAGGCCTCGCAGATGGCGATCGAAGCCTTCGCCCCGCTGCTGCCGGAACTGGTCGGCGGTTCGGCCGACCTGGCCCACTCCAACCTGACCCTGTGGAAGGGCAGCAAGTCGGTCGCCAGCACCGATCCGAACGCCAACTACATCTATTACGGCGTGCGCGAGTTCGCGATGACCGCGATCGGCAACGGCCTGCAGCTGCACGGCGGCTTCATCCCCTACGACGCCACCTTCCTGGTGTTCAGCGACTACGCCCGCAACGCGGTGCGGATGAGCGCGCTGATGGGCGCGCACGCGATCCACGTCTACACCCACGACTCGATCGGCCTGGGCGAGGACGGCCCGACCCACCAGCCGATCGAGCACCTGGCCTCGCTGCGCTACATCCCCGACAACGACGTCTGGCGTCCCTGCGACGCGGTCGAATCGGCGGTGTCCTGGCGTGCGGCGATCGAACGCCAGAACGGCCCGAGCTGCCTGATCTTCTCGCGCCAGAATCTGCCGCATCAGCCGCGCAACGACGAGCAGGTCGCGCAGATCGCGCGCGGCGGCTACGTGCTGCGCGACAGCGACGGCGCGGCGGACGCGATCCTGATCGCCACCGGTTCGGAAGTCGGCCTGGCCACCCAGGCGGCCGAGCGCCTGAGCGCCGAAGGCCTCAAGGTGCGCGTGGTGTCGATGCCGTCCAGCGACGTGTTCGACCGCCAGCCGGCCGAGTACCGCGAGTCGGTGCTGCCCAACGCGCAGCGCAAGCGGGTCGCGATCGAAGCCGGCGTCAGCGACTTCTGGCGCAAGTACGTCGGCCTGGACGGCGCGGTGATCGGCATCGACACCTTCGGCGCCTCGGCGCCGGCCGAAGCCCTGTTCCCGCACTTCGGCTTCACCGTCGAGCGCGTGGTCGAGGCGGTCAAGCGGCTGGGCTGAGCCCGCTCGCAGGCGGGTCCGGCGAGCCGGACCCGCGCACCGCGATTTGCCCGATCGGGCGTTTCGGCGGTTTTGTAAAAATGCGCGCCACGGCCGCTACCGTGGCGCGTTTTCGTTTCTAGAATCGCCCGTTCTCTTCAGCGAGCGGCCGATTGGCGCGCGCGTCCGCCCAGGGCGCCGGCGCGGGGCGTCGGGCCGCCACCGAGCCCGCCGCGCATGTCCGTACCCGCCGATTCCCCGCAACGCCTGCCGCAACTGGACGCCTTGCGCGGCCTGGCGGCGCTGTACGTGATCGTCTACCACGTCATGGCCATGCCCGAGCCCGACCTGGTCGTGCCGGGCGCGATCGCGCCCCTGGTCGGCATGGGCGGCAGCGGCGTCGCCCTGTTCTTCGTCATGAGCGCGTTCTCGCTGTGCCTGACCTGGCCGCGCCACGCCGCCAGCGGCCTGCCCTTGCGCAGTTTCTATCTGAGCCGGCTGGCGCGGATCGCGCCGTTGATGCTGGCGCTGCTGACCCTGATGGTGGCCAAGGACCAGTTGCGCGCGGTGCCGTTGCGCGGCGTCGAGGAAGTGGCCTGGAACTACTCGTTGCTGTTCGGGCTGTCGGCGCCGTGGCAGCAAGGCATCGTCATGGGCAGTTGGACCATCGGCGTGGAAATGCTGTTCTACGCGCTGTTCCCCTTGATCGCGCTCGGCCTGCGCGGCCTGTGGCGGCAGTCGGCGTTGCTGGCGGCCAGTTTCGCGCTGGCGTGGTGGGCGGCGACCGGCTTGCCGGCGCCGATCGCCCATCTCGGCGCGCATGTCGGCCTGTTGCGCCAGTTGCCGATGTTCGTGCTGGGCTGCGTGCTGTTCGAACTGTGGCTGCGGCTGCGCGAGGCGCCGGCGCGGCGCCGGCGGACGCTGGGCGCGGCCCTGTCGCTGGCCGGGCTGGGCGGCTTGGGCGCCTTGTTCTACGGCCTGCTGCCGCCGCTCCCGCCGATCCTCGACGGTTGGTACCTGGCCTCGCTGTTCTACGGCCTGTTGCTGCTGGGCCTGCTGCTGGCGAGCAACCGCCTGCTGGTCAACCGGCTGACCTGTTTCTTCGGCACGATCAGCTATTCGCTGTACCTGGTGCACCCGTTCCTGGTCTCGCGTCTGTACGGCGTGTTCGCCCGTTGCTATGCCGAACTTTCGCCGGGCGCGGCCTATGCCGCCTGCCTGGCCCTGAGCCTGGCCCTGACCGTACCGGCCGCATGGCTGACCTATCGCTGGATCGAGAAGCCCGGTATCCGCCTCGGCCACCGCCTGTTCGCGCGCCTGCGCAAACGCCGGCAGGCGCGCGCGCTGCAGGCGCAGGCGGCGGTCGGTCCGGCCTGACCGGCCTCAAGCGCCGGCGCTTTCGCGCAGGCCCAGCCGCAACAAGCGCGCTTCGAGCCGCTCGCCGAAACCGCGCGGGGCCTGCAGGCCCATGCGCTGCATCGCCTCGTCGTCGGCCCCGGTCCCGACCGTCAGCGCGCGCAGCACGGTGCGCAGCTTGGCCGCGCGCGTCGCGGTGTTGGCCTTCAGCCAGCCCAGGGCCTTGACCAGCCGCTGTTCGACCGGGCTGAAATCGCTGCCCAGCGGGTAATCGGGCAGGCTGCCGTCGGCGCGGAACGGCGCCAGGGTCTCGCCCAGCCGTTGCGCGGTGTTGTTTCGGTGGGGCTGCGGAGCGTGCGGCGGCAACTTGCCGTGATCGATCGCGGTCAGGCGCAGGGCGACGCCGGCGCCGGCTTCGGCCACCGCGGCCATGGCCTGGATGCAGTCCTCGTCGGTCTTGCCGCGCAGGTCGGCGATGCCGTACTCGGTGACGTAGACGTCGCGCAGATGGCGCGGGATGGTGGTCTGGGCGTAGTTCCAGACCAGGTTGGAGCGGACCTGGCCGGCGCTTTCGCGGGTCGCGCGCAGCATCAGCACCGAGCGCGCGTCGGGCAGGGCGTGGGCCATGGCGACGAAGTTGTACTGGCCGCCGACGCCCGACACCACCCGGCCGTCGTCGAGCGTATCCGACACCGCCGCGCCGAGCGCGGTCGCCATCATGCAGCTGTTGAAGAAACGCGCATCGCGGCGCTGCAGGCGCTCCAGGGTTTCGTTGCCGCCGTAGAGTTCGTTGACCTCGCTGATCCGGCGCATGCCGATGCCGTGGCGCTGCGCTTCGGGCAGATCGCGCAGCCAGGCGTAGAAGTCCGGCGAGCCCAGGTAGAAGCCGCCCTGCAGGAACTCGCCCTCGCGTTCCAGCCGTGCGCGATCGTCCGCGTTCGCGCTGCCGTCGTGCAGGCGCCGCATCAGTTCCAGGTCGTCGACGACCTTGCGTTTGATCACTCCGACTTCGACCAAGCGGCGAAAGCCTTCGTTGATCATCTCGGAACAGCCAAAAAGCCCAACGTCAAACGGCCCGAGCGGCGCAACCTGCGCCTTCGCGTTACGGTCTCCGCTCAGGTCACCCTGCAAAGAAGCCGCGTGCCCGAGCGGCGCAACCGCCTTCGTTTCCGCAACCTCGATCCCCAGCGCACGCACCACCCGCAGATACGCCGCGCTGTCGGTATGCCGCAGCACCAGCGCGTGGCACAGCGCATCGGCCAGGGTGCCGATGCCGATTTGCAGGGTGCCGCCGTCGCGCACCAGGGTGCTGGCGTAGAAACCGATCGCATAGTCGGCGTCCGACACCGGCTGGCGCGGCAGGCCGAACAGGGCGGGGTAGGGCGGCGGCGGCAGCACCACCGCGTCGAAGAAATCGGCGTCGACCGCGGCGCTGCCGCCGAGCCAGGGCAGCTGCGGGTCGATCTCGGCGATCAGCAGCGGCCGCGGCAGGCCGCGCGCGACGATCGCGTCGACTGCGTCGAAGGTCAGGTCGGTATTGCACGACAGCGACAGCCGCGCGCCGCCGGCGGGGTCGGCGGCGACCTTCTGCACCACCGCGTTGACGCCGCGGTCGGCCAGGGCGCGGGCGACATGGGTGTAGTTGAGGCTGGCGTAGCGGCGCTGGCTGGCGGCGGCGTTCAACAGCGCGCCGGATTGCAGATAGAACTCCTCGATCTCGATGTGCGCCGGCAGCGCGTTGCGCTTGAGCGCCTCGACGTAGCGCAGGCGCGGAAAGTCGGCGCCGAAGTGACGCTGCGCGAACGGCGCGACGAACCGGCCTTCCAGGCCGCGGCCGCCGCCGGGCGGGTCCAGCGACAGCGCGGTGTAAAGGTGCAGCGGCCGCGTGCTGTCGCCTTCGGCGCGGGCGTAGATCGCATTGAGCAACCGGTGCGGCTTGCCCAGGCCGAGCGGGGCGCCCAGGTGCAGCGGGCCGTCGACGCGGTCGTAGAGGAAGTCGACGGCGTCGTCGAGGCGGTCAAAGCGCGCGGGTCGGTTCATGCGACCAGTATCTCAATCCGCGCATCCAGGCGCTTGCAAACTTCGTTTACAGGTGTAATCTGATGAAAAATTACGGATGTAAACGATGCAGATCAGCGAAGCCGAATCCGTGGTCATGGACGTGCTGTGGCAGCGCCACCCGCTCAGCGCCGAGGAGGTCGTCGCGGCCCTGGCCGGCAACCAGTCGTGGCAGGAAGCCACGGTCAAGACCCTGCTCAACCGCTTGTTGAACAAGGGCGCGATCCGCGCCGAGAAGGACGGGCGGCGGTACCTCTATGCGCCCCTGCTCAAGCGCGAGGACTGGGTCATGGAGGAGAGCCAGGGCCTGCTCGAGCGGCTGTTCGGCGGTCGCGTCGCGCCCCTGGTCGCGCACTTCAGCGAACAGCGCAAGCTCAGCCGCAAGGACATCGCCGAGCTGCGCAAGCTGCTGGACGAGATCGACGATGAGCGCGGCTGAGCTGATCGGCCTGCTGGCCGAGACCACCCTGGCGATGAGCGCGGCGGCGGCGCTGGTGCTGGCCCTGCGCCGGCCTTTGCGGCGCGCGTTCGGCGCCGGCGTGGCCTACGCCGCCTGGTGGCTGCTGCCGCTGGCGACCGCGGCGGTGCTGCTGCCGGCCGCGCCGCGCCCCGACGCGCCGGCGCAGTGGCTGGTCGCGGCCGGCGCGCCGATGGCGGCAGCGCCGATCGCGCCGCCGGCGCCGACCGGCACCGCGTGGGTCGCGCTGAGCCTGTTGTGGCTGGCCGGCGCCGTGGCGATGGCGGCGCGCGCCTGGCGCCAGCAACGCCGGTTCGAGCGGCGCCTGGGCCGGCTGCGGCCGCGCGCCGACGGCAGCGTGCAGGCGCAGAGCGACTACGGCCTGCCCGCGGCGATGGGCCTGCTGCGGCCGAAAGTGGTGCTGCCGCGGGACTTCGAACGCCGCTACGACGCGCGCCAGCGTCGGCTGATCGCGCTGCACGAACGTATCCATATCGCCCGCGGCGATCTGTACGCCAACGCCGCCTGGTTGCTGTTGTCGTGCCTGTACTGGTTCAACCCGTTGTTGCATTACGCCGCCCGCGCTTTCCGCAGCGACCAGGAACTGGCCTGCGACCAGCGCGTGCTGCGCCGCCTTCCCACGGCGCGGCGCAGCTACGCCGAGGCCTTGCTCAAAGCCGCCCTGCACGGCGGGTCCTCGCCGTTGGCCTGCACGTGGTCCTCCTCGCATCCGCTCAAGGAACGCATCGCCATGCTCAACCGTACCGCCCCCACCGCCGCCCGCCTGCGCTTCGGCGCCGTCGTATTGATCGCACTCGCCGCCGCCACCGGCTTCGGCGCCTGGGCCGCGCAACCCGCCTCCGCTCCCGGCGAACGCCGCTTCGACCTGGAGACCGAGCAGATGAGCCAGCGCCAGTACGCCGACCGCGTCGCGCAGCTGGCCGGACTGCGCATCGACAACCCGGAACTGCTCAGCGACGCGGTCGCGGTGAAAGCGGCGCAACTGCGCCAGGTCGATGCGCGGATGGCCTTCGCCCTGCTGCGGATGCAGACCGGGCTGGAGGCGAAGATCGACGGCGACCGGGTGCGCTTCGTCGCCGGCGAGCGCCCGCAGGCGCCGGCTTCCAACTCGGTGGTGTTCTACCGCGAGGGCGCGGCGCGCTGACCGCGCGACCGCCGCCGCACGCGCCGCGAGGCAGGAAACCCGGCGCGAGAGCGGATCGATCCGTCATTGCGCCGAGCCGCACCAGGGGAGGACTTGGATCATGAACTCCATCGCGAATTCCGTCATGAGTTCCGTTGAGACCTTGCGACTGTTGGCCGAGACCGCGCTGGCGATGAGTCTGGGCCTCGCCGTGGTTCTGGCGTTGCGCCTGCCGCTGCGGCGCTGGTTCGGCGCCGGCGTGGCCTATGCGGCGTGGGCGATCGTGCCGGCGGCGACGTTCGCGGTGCTGCTGCCGGCCGCGCCGCAACCGGCCGCGGGAACGCTCTCCCTGGTCGCGGCGGCGCCGGCCGCCGCCTTGGGCCTGGCCGATGCGGCGCCGGCCGCGGCGACGCAGGCCTGGGCGTTGGCGGGGCCGGTGTGGGCGATCGGCACCGCCGCGACGTCCCTGCTGATGCTGTGGCGGCAATGGCGCTTCCAGGGTGGCCTGGGCGCCTTGCAGCGGCAGCCGGACGGCCTGTATCGGGCGCAGCGCGATCGCGGCCTGCCGGCGGCGATCGGCCTGCTCCGGCCCAGGATCGTGGTGCCGGGCGATTTCGAGCAACGCTACAGCGCCGCCGAGCGCCGCCTGATCCGCGCCCACGAACGCAGCCATATCGTCTGTGGCGACCTGCACCTCAATGCCTTCGTCGCCCTGCTGTCCTGCCTGTACTGGTTCAACCCGTTGCTGCACTACGCCGTCGGCCGCTTCCGCGCCGACCAGGAATTGGCCTGCGACGCGCGCGTGCTGCGCCGGCATCCGACCGCGCGGCGCAGCTACGGCGAAGCCATGTTGAAGAGCGCCTTGCGCGCCGGCCCCGCGCCCTGGGCCTGTTCGTGGGCGTCCACCCACCCGATCGCGGAGAGAATCGCCATGCTCAAACATCCCTTGCCCGGCGCGGTCCGGGTTCGCTTCGGCGCGTGCGCGCTGATCTTGTGCGGCACCGTGTCCGCGTTCGCGGCCTGGGCGGCGCAACCGGCATCGGCGCCGCAAGAGCGGCGGATCACGATCGCCACCCAGGACCTGCTCAGCGAGCGCGGATTCGCGCTGCGGATCGCGGCGCAGGCCGGCCTGCAGCTGAGCAATCCGGAGGTGCTCGACGACAGCCGCAAGCGGCTCAGCGCCGATCTGCAGGGCGTCAGCGTGCGGCACGCGTTCCTGGCCCTGCAGGACGCATCCGGCTGGAGCGCGCAGTACCACCGGGACCAGGTGCGTTTCGTGCCCAGCGCCGGGCCGCGTAACGCGCGCCTCCCGGCCGCGTCGCGGTAGTCGGTTTCGATCATGACCCGGTTCGATCTATTGCGCTGCTTGATCGTCGCCGCCTGCAGCGGCGGTGCGGCGAGCTTGCTGGTGCTGGCCCTGCGCCGGCCGTTGCGCCGCCGCTGCGGCGCCGGCGTCGCCTACGCCGCCTGGCTGGCGCTGCCGGCGGCGTTGCTGGCGCCGCTGTGGCCGATACCGGCGCCCGCGGCGTTGGTGTGGTCGCCGATGCCCGGGGCGATGCCGGACTGGGCCGCGGCCCCGGCCGCGCAGGTCGCTGTAGGCAATGCGGATGCGGCCGGCTGGCTGCTGGCGCTGTGGCTGTCCGGTGCGTCGATCGCGGCGCTGCGGATCTTGCGGCGCCAGCGCCGTTTTCATCGCGCGCTAGGCCATGTGGTACCGCTCGGCGACGGCGTGTGGCGCGCCCAGGCCGGCGTCGGCCTGCCGGCGGCGTTCGGCCTGCTGCGCCCGCGGATCGTCGTGCCGGCCGATTTCGCCGAACGCTACGACCGCCGCCAGCGCGCGCTGATGCTGCGCCACGAGCGCGTGCACATCGCCCGCGGCGACCTGTGGATCAACGCGGCCGT includes:
- a CDS encoding M56 family metallopeptidase, whose amino-acid sequence is MNSIANSVMSSVETLRLLAETALAMSLGLAVVLALRLPLRRWFGAGVAYAAWAIVPAATFAVLLPAAPQPAAGTLSLVAAAPAAALGLADAAPAAATQAWALAGPVWAIGTAATSLLMLWRQWRFQGGLGALQRQPDGLYRAQRDRGLPAAIGLLRPRIVVPGDFEQRYSAAERRLIRAHERSHIVCGDLHLNAFVALLSCLYWFNPLLHYAVGRFRADQELACDARVLRRHPTARRSYGEAMLKSALRAGPAPWACSWASTHPIAERIAMLKHPLPGAVRVRFGACALILCGTVSAFAAWAAQPASAPQERRITIATQDLLSERGFALRIAAQAGLQLSNPEVLDDSRKRLSADLQGVSVRHAFLALQDASGWSAQYHRDQVRFVPSAGPRNARLPAASR